The sequence below is a genomic window from Dyadobacter chenwenxiniae.
AAAGGGAAAGATAATGCAGCGCTACGTTGTCCAGCCAGTACTTTTCCGTTATGTTCAATCACAGCACAGGGCACTCTCACAACCAATTTTTCGGAAACCAGTACTTCATTCATAGAGGCGGTCAGTAATTTACCGCAAAATTACAACTTCTAATGTTAATACGCGATTAATTCTTAAAACTTCGAGGAGTATAATCCTAAAAAAGTTCTCCTGAGCGATACGTGGGTAGAATCCCTAAGTGCTTGTAAGCCTTTTCGGTAACCTCCCGACCGCGCGAGGTGCGCTTCATATATCCTTCCTTAATCAGGAAGGGCTCGTAAACTTCTTCGATCGTCTCTGCTTCTTCGCCACAAGCCGTCGCTATGGTCGAAAGTCCCACTGGTCCGCCTTTGAATTTCTGAATGATTGTTGACAATATACGATTGTCCATTTCATCGAGTCCGTTCTGATCCACATCCAATGCAAGCAATGCGATTTCAGCGATTTCGACAGTTACTTTTCCATTGCCCTTCACTTGTGCAAAATCACGCGTCCGGCGCAAGAGATTGTTTGCGATACGCGGTGTTCCACGGCTACGGCGGGCGATTTCAAATGCTGCGTCTTCTTCCAGAGGCGTCCCCAAAATCGCTGCCGAGCGTTTTAGAATGGTTGATAATAACTGCGCATCATAATATTCCAGACGTGCATTGATGCCGAATCTCGCCCGCAAAGGCGACGTCAGCATTCCTGCGCGCGTTGTTGCGCCGATTAATGTAAATGGATTTAATCCTATTTGAATACTGCGGGCATTAGGGCCGCTGTCCAGCATAATGTCGATTTTGTAATCCTCCATTGCGGAGTAGAGATATTCTTCAACAATGGGATTCAGCCGGTGGATTTCGTCGATGAACAAAACGTCATGTTCCTGCAAGTTGGTCAGCAAGCCGGCCAGATCGCTCGGCTTGTCCAGAACAGGGCCGGAAGTGATCTTGATTCCTGCTCCTAATTCATTGGCCACAATGTTGGATAATGTTGTTTTTCCTAAACCCGGAGGGCCGTGCAACAAGACGTGGTCCAGCGCATCACCGCGTTGACGGGCAGCCTGAACGAAGATTTTAAGGTTTTCCAGAATCTTTTCCTGACCCGTGAAATCCTCAAAAGTGAGCGGACGCAGGGCCCGCTCGATTTCTTTTTCTGTATTGGAAAGATTTTCTTTATCTCCGGACAAATAATCCTGACGCATAATGATTGGCTAAATAAACTTAATCAAAAATACTCGTTTTAATCTGCAAAAAGAAGCTTACCGGATGATCATAACCGAACCGCGCTTCACTGTCGGGGCACGTTCGGGGTAGTAAAGGGCCTCGTAAGAGATTACGTAGGGATAAGCTCCGGGCTGGACTTTCTGCCCTTTATATGTTCCATTCCAACGGTCCTCAATGTTCGTGGAAGCATAAATTACTTCACCCCAGCGGTTGTAGATCCGGATTGAGAAATTAGTATAATAGGCTCCGAAAATGTCCAGCTGCTCATTGTGACCTTCGCCGTCGGGCGTAAATGCATCCGGAATGAAGAACCGCGGCTCACACCGGTCGACCACTTCGGTCGTTTGCTGCGCCACGCAACCCTCTTTATTAATAGCGATCACCGTGTAAGTTCCTTCCGTGCCAACCGTCACGGTCCGCGTCGTGTCGCCGGAATGCGGCCATTCGTACGATTGGACGCCTTGTCCGTTAGCGTCCAGGATAACGGATTGTCCGTCGGGGATGCATATCGCATATTCAGGCAATAGATTCAAAATCGGTGAAGGCCGCTCGCCCACTTGAATTGTATCTGAATTGTAGCAGTCATT
It includes:
- the ruvB gene encoding Holliday junction branch migration DNA helicase RuvB, yielding MRQDYLSGDKENLSNTEKEIERALRPLTFEDFTGQEKILENLKIFVQAARQRGDALDHVLLHGPPGLGKTTLSNIVANELGAGIKITSGPVLDKPSDLAGLLTNLQEHDVLFIDEIHRLNPIVEEYLYSAMEDYKIDIMLDSGPNARSIQIGLNPFTLIGATTRAGMLTSPLRARFGINARLEYYDAQLLSTILKRSAAILGTPLEEDAAFEIARRSRGTPRIANNLLRRTRDFAQVKGNGKVTVEIAEIALLALDVDQNGLDEMDNRILSTIIQKFKGGPVGLSTIATACGEEAETIEEVYEPFLIKEGYMKRTSRGREVTEKAYKHLGILPTYRSGELF